A part of Abyssisolibacter fermentans genomic DNA contains:
- a CDS encoding 4Fe-4S binding protein, whose product MFKLVRKFFLNDEKSTPNTIGNHEEILIRDEIILSSLNSKKQINLKMNSMKALTFYQRITLFPILMRNIRQVSMSYKGLDHVATRSEITSEEFEKLIKIANKYGAFTIGFTQIEEGFSNNDIANNNVIVFAIKMDKEKFNMLPSYKTIKMIENTSAKAGIIANKITKYLRKQGFGAQAGSELEGFSFYPFLAERAGIGVIGRHGYIITPEVGPRHKLGVIYTNIENLPFNKKKNPYSWVKDYCKNCGKCVQKCPVGAIKDIPIDIQDNQLIYIDREKCLKELLNNYGCRICLKECVFNTSNYKVLKVNYDKKMKLERVLQ is encoded by the coding sequence TTGTTTAAACTAGTAAGAAAATTTTTTTTAAACGATGAAAAATCAACTCCTAATACTATTGGAAACCATGAAGAAATTCTTATAAGGGATGAAATTATTCTAAGTTCGTTAAACTCAAAAAAACAGATAAACTTAAAAATGAATTCTATGAAAGCTTTAACATTTTATCAAAGGATAACTTTGTTTCCAATATTAATGAGGAATATAAGACAAGTTTCAATGAGTTACAAAGGACTAGATCATGTAGCAACAAGAAGTGAGATTACTAGTGAAGAATTTGAAAAATTAATAAAGATAGCAAATAAATATGGTGCTTTTACAATTGGATTTACTCAAATAGAAGAAGGTTTTTCTAATAATGATATTGCTAATAATAACGTTATTGTATTTGCAATAAAGATGGATAAAGAAAAATTTAACATGCTACCAAGTTATAAAACAATTAAAATGATTGAAAACACAAGTGCTAAAGCAGGTATTATTGCTAATAAGATTACTAAATATTTAAGAAAACAGGGATTTGGAGCACAAGCAGGGTCTGAATTAGAAGGATTTTCTTTTTATCCATTTTTAGCTGAAAGAGCTGGTATAGGAGTGATTGGTAGACATGGTTATATCATAACACCTGAAGTCGGACCAAGGCATAAACTTGGGGTTATATATACAAATATAGAAAATCTGCCTTTTAACAAGAAAAAGAATCCATACTCGTGGGTTAAAGATTATTGCAAAAATTGTGGAAAGTGTGTTCAAAAATGTCCTGTTGGAGCGATAAAAGATATACCTATTGATATTCAAGATAATCAGCTAATATATATAGATAGAGAAAAATGTTTAAAAGAACTTTTGAATAATTATGGGTGTAGAATTTGTTTAAAAGAATGTGTTTTTAATACTTCAAACTATAAAGTATTAAAGGTGAATTATGATAAAAAAATGAAATTAGAAAGAGTTTTACAATAG
- a CDS encoding lipoate--protein ligase has translation MDKQVAKIYYTSIEDPTINLALETYLIKNIDPNEVILLLWQNENTVVIGRNQNPYQECNLDEINRNNVTLVRRCSGGGAVYHDLGNLNFSFIASDKYYDVNKQLSVIIDALKTFGIVAEYSGRNDLVISNKKFSGNAFFSENSKSCHHGTLLIDVDVEKMLRYLNVSNIKIDSKAIKSVKSRVVNLSELNRDITIDTIKKSLYSSFEKIYGSIKSIEELNVPIETIRDEVAKNKSWNWVYSQSPSYSVTLSEKFNWAIVEFSYDVLDGKFAKCSFNTDALILDNFSELEKALISTEVKLESIKKIVDDTIINENVRMDISRLFEKYISCV, from the coding sequence TTGGATAAACAGGTTGCTAAAATATATTATACTTCAATAGAAGATCCAACAATTAATTTGGCATTAGAAACATATCTTATTAAAAATATTGACCCAAATGAAGTAATATTATTACTTTGGCAAAATGAAAATACTGTTGTTATAGGTAGAAATCAAAATCCTTATCAAGAGTGTAATTTAGATGAAATCAATCGCAACAATGTTACGCTTGTTAGAAGGTGCTCTGGTGGTGGAGCAGTCTATCACGACTTAGGTAATTTAAATTTTTCATTTATAGCAAGTGATAAATATTATGATGTAAATAAACAACTTAGTGTTATTATAGATGCTTTAAAAACATTTGGAATAGTAGCTGAGTATAGTGGGCGAAATGATTTAGTTATAAGTAATAAAAAATTTTCTGGTAACGCTTTTTTTTCTGAAAATAGTAAAAGTTGTCATCATGGAACTTTGTTAATAGATGTAGATGTAGAAAAAATGTTAAGGTATCTCAACGTTTCAAACATTAAAATTGATTCCAAAGCTATCAAGTCAGTAAAATCAAGAGTTGTAAATTTATCAGAATTAAACCGTGATATAACAATTGATACTATTAAAAAATCATTATATAGTTCTTTTGAAAAAATATATGGTAGTATAAAATCTATAGAAGAATTAAATGTACCTATAGAAACAATAAGAGATGAAGTTGCTAAAAATAAATCTTGGAATTGGGTGTATTCTCAAAGTCCTAGTTACTCTGTTACACTATCTGAAAAATTTAATTGGGCTATTGTAGAATTTAGCTACGATGTATTAGATGGCAAATTTGCTAAATGTAGTTTTAATACTGATGCTCTCATCTTAGATAATTTTAGTGAACTGGAAAAGGCACTGATCTCAACAGAAGTAAAATTAGAGTCAATAAAAAAAATCGTAGATGATACAATTATTAATGAAAATGTAAGAATGGACATTAGTAGATTGTTTGAGAAATATATAAGTTGTGTTTAG